Below is a genomic region from Xanthobacter autotrophicus Py2.
GGGCAATGGCCTGGCGATCGCCACGCGCTTCCTGGCGCGTGGCGATCGCGTGGCGGCGCTCGACCTTTCCGCCGAGACCCTCGAAGAGACCGCCAGGACCCATTGGCACGCTTATGCCGACAAGGTGCTGCGCGTGCGCGCCGACGTGGCGGACGAAGGCGACGTCAACGCCGCGATCGCCGCGACCATGGAGCAGTTCGGCGCCATCGACGTGCTCGTCAACAATGCCGGCATCACCGGCAACAGCGAGGCGGGCGTCCTGCACACGACGCCCGTCGAGCAGTTCGACAAGGTGATGGCGGTCAATGTGCGCGGCATCTTCCTGGGTTGCCGCGCGGTGCTGCCGCACATGCTGCTGCAGGGCGCCGGCGTCATCGTCAACATCGCCTCGGTCGCGAGCCTCGTCGCGTTCCCGGGGCGCTCCGCCTACACCACCTCCAAGGGGGCGGTGCTGCAGCTCACGAAGTCCGTGGCGGTGGACTATGCCGGCTCCGGCATCCGCTGCAACGCGGTCTGTCCGGGCATGATCGAGACGCCCATGACCCAGTGGCGCCTCGACCAGCCGGAGCTGCGCGACCAGGTCCTCGCCCGCATCCCGCAAAAGGAGATCGGCACGGCCGCCCAGGTGGCGGACGCGGTGATGTTCCTGGCGGGCGAGGACGCAACCTACGTCAACGGCGCCGCGCTGGTGATGGATGGCGCTTACACCGCCATCTGATCTTGCGCGCCGCCCCGAGCAGAAAGGCAGGACGAAGGTGACCGGCATGCTGGACGCAGAGGTCATCGCCATCACGGGGGGCGCCGCCGGCATCGGGCTGGCGGTGGCCCACGCGGCCATAAGGGCCGGCGCGAGGGTGGCGCTCATCGATCGTGACGGCGCTTGCGCCCAACGGGCGGCGGCCGAATTCGGCGCGGCCGCCTGGGGCGTGGGGGCCGATGTCACCGACGAGGCGGCCATCACCGCCGCGATGGCGGGCGCGCAGCGAGCGCTCGGGCCGCTCACCGGCCTCGTCAACAATGCCGGCATCGCGGGCTTCGGATCGGTGCACGCCACCGAGGTGGAGACGTGGAGCCGCATCATGGCGGTCAATGTGACGGGCACCTTCCTCGCCTCGAAGGCCGCGCTTTTCGGGATGCTGGAGCGGGGCAGGGGCGCCATCGTCAATTTCGGATCGGTGGCCGGCCTCGTGGGCATTCCCACCATGGCCGCCTATTGCGCGGCCAAGGGCGCGGTCGTGAACCTGACCCGCCAGATGGCGGCCGATTATTCGGGCCGGGGCATCCGGGTCAACGTGGTGTGCCCCGGCACGGTCGCGGGAACCGACATGGGCCGGCAGCTCCTCGGCACGGATTGCGATCCCGAGCTGGAGGCGCGCCGGCTCGCCAAATACCCCATGGGGCGCTTCGGCACCCCCGAGGACATCGCCGAGGCCGCCGTTTTCCTTCTGAGCACGAAAGCCGCGTTCGTCACCGGGAGCGTGCTCGCCGTCGATGGCGGGATGACCGCCATATGACCGGCCCGGCGCCCCGCCTCTCCACGCGCGCGCCGGCGGCGGCATCGGCCGGAACACGCGGGACAAAGGCGCGCCATCCGCGGGACGCGCAAGAATTGGGGGCTGCCGCAATCGGGAAACGTACCAATCGGAAAGCAACGCCATGAACAAGCCAGAGAAAATCCATCAGGAGCAGCACCAAGAGCAGGCGCCTGAGAAACTCCGCGACAAGAAGAACATCGTCGAGCTGCCCTATCGCGGGGTGAGCGTGCAGCCCTATGACGGCGAGATGAGCGAGGCGGCCATCACCGCCCATCTCATGGGCAAGGAGGCCTATCGCCGGACCACCATCATCGCCTTGCGCGGCAAGGACGACGCCTACGCCCTGGTGGCCCTCGGCCCGCGCGACACCAAGCCCTTGTTCGCGCCCATCGACTATCTGGAGGTGCTGGCCCTGCCGGACACCTGCCGCTTCGTGGTCGATCCCGACACCGATTGCGCGAATCCCTCGGCCCTGGCGCGCCTCGCCGAGAAGAACGGCATCGGCGCCGACGGCACCATGATCTGCCAGGGCATGTACGACCACGTGAACTTCATCCACCACCCCGACCCCCTGGTGCTCCGGGTGGTGGAGGTGAGCCCGCCCGATCCGCCCAAGCTGTTCCATCTCATCGAGCATGTGCTGAGCTACGCGAAGCTGCCGCCCATCAAGCTGGAGCTGGAATCCAGCTGAAGGACCTGGCGGCGCAGGTGCACCCCCACGCCTTCCTCGTGCCCTGCCGCTCCGGCGGGCTCGACGAGCTGGAGGCGCCCGTCCACTTCCTCGACGAGCGGCCCGCCGAGCGGGAGGACTGGACCCTCATCGGCTGCGAGCGGAGCCTCCAGTTCCACCGCCACTATTACGGCGACGAGCCGCCACGGGTGGAGATGTGCCCGCGCGCCATCGCCGGCAAGCGCAACAGCCTCACCATGCTGAAATGCTGCCTGCTCGAGTTCGACATCGAGCAGGACGGCAACGTGATGGTGGTGCCCTGGGGCTCCGACCTCGCCATGGTGGAGCGCGCCCTGAAGGAGCTGGTCAGCCATGCAAGCTAGATCGGACCGCCCCTGGCGCGGGGTGCTCGCCCTGGACGCCGCCCTCGACCGCCGCGTGAGCCGGCCGCGCAAGCGCGGCATCACCATGGTCATCGACAAGGGCATCGGGCCCGCCGCCATGGCCGACATCGCCGCGGTCGCCGCGCCTTACATCGACCATTGGAAGCTCGCCTTCGGCACGTCCGCGCTCATGCCGCCGCAGGTCTTGGCGGACAAGCTCGCCTTCCTGCGCGAGCGCGGCGTGCTCACCTATCCCGGCGGCACGCTTCTGGAAGCCGCCATCGTGCAGCAGCACTGCCGCGTCTTCATGCAGCGCGCGCGGGACCTCGGCTTTTCCGCCGTGGAGATCTCCGACGGCACCATCGATCTGCCGCGCGACCGGCGCCGGCGCATCATCGACTGCGCCCGCGAGGCCGGCCTCGTGGTCATCACCGAGGTGGGCAAGAAGGATCCGCAAAGCCAGCCGGAGGCCGCCGAACTGGCCGAGCAGGCGCTGGACGACCTGAAATGGGGATCGAGCTTCGTCATCGTCGAGGCGCGCGAATCCGGTCGCGGCATCGGCATCTACGACAAGGCCGGCGAATTGCGCGCCAACTTCCTGGAGGAGATCGCGGGCCTCCTCGGCGACAAGATCGACCAGCTCATCTGGGAGGCGCCGCAGAAGGAGCAGCAGGCGGCCCTCGTGGCGCGGTTCGGCGCCAATGTCAGCCTCGGCAACGTGGCGGTGAACGAGGTGCTCGCGCTGGAGGCCCTGCGCTCGGGCCTGCGTTTCGAGACGCTGTCGGCGGTGGCGGACCGGGAGAAGGCGATCGGGCACTGGGACCCGGACCTGCCCGAGCCGGACGAGGGGCCCATGGCGCGCCAAGGCCGGCCCCAAGAGCTGCGCCATGACTAGGCTTTCCGACCGGTCCGCCGGAGCCGTGCTGGAGATCGGCAACCGCCTGTCGGCGGCGCCCTCGCCCCGGATGGTGGCGGTGGCCTTCGCCGAGGAGGTTTCCGGCCAGGTTCCGCTTTCGCCGCACCTCGTCCTCGTGGACCTGGCCCACGTGATCACCCTGGCCGAGCGGGACGTCATCCCGCGCGGCCCGGCCCGCGACCTCGTCGGCGCGCTTCTCGACCTGCACGACGAGGGTGGCGCGGAGGCCCTGGCCGAGCTCGGCGACCTCTACACCAATCACGAGGCCAGGATCGCCGCGCGGACGGCGGCCGCGGGCTGGCTCGGCACCGCGCGGGCGCGCCGGGAGGCGCTGACCACGGCCTATCACCTTCTTCTGCGCGAGCGGCTCCTCGTGCTCGGCACCGCGCTCACCCGGCTCGGGCGCAGGCTGGCCGCGGCGGCCCTGGCCCATGCCGACCAGGTGATGCCCGATTACACCTATCTTCAGGCGGCCCAGCCCACCAGCCTCGGCCACTATCTCCTGGGGTTCGCCTGGCCGGTCCTGCGCGATCTCGGGCGCCTGGAAGCCCTTTACGTCCGCACGGATCTTTGCCCCGCCGGCTGCGGCAGCATGAACGGCTCGGTGGCCTTCCAGGACCGCGCGGCGCTGTCGCGACGGCTCGGCTTCTCAAGCCCGCTCGCCCATGGGCGCGATGCCATGTGGCAGGCGGATCTCGCCATCGAGGCCATGGCGCTTTCGGTCACCGCCAGCGTCGGCCTCGACCGGCTGGCGGAGGACCTGATGATCTTCGCCACCGCCGAGTTCGGCCTCGTGCGCTTGGCGGACAAGCATTCGCGCGCCAGCAAGATCCTGCCCCAGAAGCGCAACCCCTACGCGCTCGCCTTCATCCGGGGCCTCGCCAACCGGCTGATCGGCGCGCAGGCGGGCGTGGCGGCGAGCGCGCGCACGCCCACGGGGCAGATGGACAACCGCATGCTGGCCTATGGCGCGGTGCCCGAGGCGCTCGGCTCCTGCGCCGAGGCCACCGACCTCATGGCCGAGATCATCGGCGCCCTCTCCTTCGATGGCGCGCGGGCCGAGGCCCTGCTCGCCGACGGCGCCTGCTTCGCCTCCGATCTCGCCGAGCGGCTGTGCCTCGCTCTGGGGCTCGATTTCCGCCGCGCCCACGGCCTCGTCGGCCGCCTCGTGACCCGCCTGGAAGGCGAGGAGCGCGCGCTCTCCACCCTGACGCAGGACGAGCTTTCCGCCGCCTGCCACGCCTTCGATGCGGCCCTTCCCCCCGTTCCGGACGGCCTTCTCGCCGCGGCCTTCGATCCGAAGACCTGCCTGGAGGCGCGCCGCGACGTGGGCGGCGCCGCGCCCCAGGAGGTGCGGCGCCAGGCGCGCGAACTGGACGACACCTTCCGCCACCGCGCCGAGGATCTCGCGGCAACGGCGCGGCGCAACGCCATGGCCTTGGGCAGCCTCGTGGGCGAGGCCCGCTCTTGTTCGGGGAGGGCGCCATGACCGGCTGGTCCTTCGGCTCGCGCATCTATGGCGGCGCCTGGTCGACACCGGAGCTTCAGGCCCTGTTCGACGACGCCCCGCGCACCCGGCGCTGGCTCGATCTTCTGGGCACGTTGGCGCAGGTCGAGGGCGAGTTCGGTCTGATCCCCGAGGCCAGCGCGGCGGCGATCGTCGAGGCCTGCCGCGAGGTTGTGCTCGACGACGACTTCTTCGCGCGGTTCGCCGCCGGCTATCGGGCCACGGGCCATTCCACGGCCGGGCTCATCGACGTCATCCGCCAGCGCTATCCCGAGGCGGTGAACGAATGGTTCTATTTCGGCGCCACGGTGCAGGATGTCACCGACAGCTGGCTGATGCTGGCGCTCGGCGAGGCGCGCGCGCTGATCCTCGCCGATCTCGACCGTTCGATCGCTGCCGCCACCGCTCTGTGCCGCGATCACCGCGACACGGTGATGGTGGGCCGCACCCACGGCCAGCAGGGCCTTCCCATCACCTTCGGCTTCAAGGTGGCCGGCTGGCTCGCCGAATTGCGCCGCCATCGCCGGCGCTTCGAGGAGATCGAGGAGCGCATGGGGATCGGCCAGCTGTGCGGCGGGGTGGGGAGCCTGTCCGCGCTGGGCCGCCATGGCCTCGAGGTCCAGCGCGCGTTTTGCGAGCGCGTCGGCCTGCGCCCGCCGCTCACCTCGTGGACCGCCAGCCGCGACGTGCTGGTGGAATGGGCCCAGCTTCTCACCCTCGCCGCCGGCACCGCCGACCGGATCGGCCATGAAGTCTATTCGCTCCAGCGCGACGAGATCGGCGAGGTGCGCGAGGGGGCGGTGGGCGAGCAGATCGGCTCCATTACCATGCCGCACAAGCGCAATCCCGAGATCGCCGAGCATCTCGGCACGCTCTCGCGGGTGGTGCGGGCCAACACGTCCGCGCTCGCGGAAAGCCTGCCCCACGACCATGAGCGCGACGGGCGCTCCTGGAAGCTCGAATGGCACGCGGTGCCCGAGCTCACCATGGCGGGCGGCAAGGCGGTGCGATTGCTGGGCGAGATGCTGAGCAACCTCGAGGTCCAGGCCGATCGCATGCGCGCCAATCTCGATGCGTGCGACGGGCGCATCTATTCGGAAGTCCTCATGCTGGCGCTGGCGGGCAAGCTGGGCAAGCAGAGCGCCCATCGCCTGGTGCACCAGGCCGCCGGCCGGGCGGGCGAGGAGAGACGGGCGTTCCGCGAGGTGGTGGGCCAAGATCCCGACATCGCCAGGACGCTCACCGGCGCGGAGATCGAGCGCGTCTTCAATGCCGGCCTTCAGACCGCGCAGTGCCAAGCGCTGGTCGACCGGGTGCTCGCGGGAGGCGCGCGGGATGGAGCAGCCTGACATGCGGCTCATGGAGCCGGCGCGCCTCGTTCTCAACCCGACCACCACGCCGCTTTTGCCCGCGCCCCAGCTTTCCCAGGCGCTGGGCGGCCCCCAGATCTGGATCAAGCGTGACGACCTGATCCCGTTCGGCTGCGGCGGCAACAAGATCCGCGGGCTCGAGCTCATCGTCGCCGATGCGCTGAAGGCCGGCGCCGACACCTTGGTGACCGGCGCCGGCGTCCTCTCCAACCACGTGCGCGCGACGGCGGCGGCGGCGGCCTTCTGCGGCCTCGGCATGACCGCCGTCTACTGGGGCGATCCACCCCGGCAGACGAGGGGCAATCACCTGCTGTCGGTGCTGTGGGGCGCGCAGACCCGCTTCACCGGATCGAGCGACCGCAATTCGGTCGACGGGATGCTGGAGGTGGAAGCCGCCGACATCCGGGCCGCGGGTGGGCGGCCTTATGTGATCCCGCGCGGCGGGGCGTGCGCCCTCGGCGTGATCGGCCATGTCCAGGCCGTCGGCGAGGTCATGGCGCAGTGCCGCCAGGCGGGCATCCGGCCCGATTACGTGGTGATGGCGGTCGGCTCGGGCGGCACGTTGGCGGGCTGGCTCCTGGGCTCGCGGCTCCTGGGCGCCTCCTGGCGGGTGGAGGGCATCACGGTGAGCCGGCCGGCCGCCGAGGCGCGCGTTCGCGTCAAGGATCTCGCCGATCAGGCGGCCGATCATCTCGGCCTCGGCCGCGCCGTGCCGGCCGACGACGTGATCATCCATGACGGCTTCATCGGCGCGGGCTACGGCATCGCCTCGCCGGCGGGCATGTCCGCGCTCGAGCGGGCGGCGCGCTGCGAGGGCGTGGTGCTGGATCCCGTCTATACGGGCAAGGCCATGGCCGGCTATGGCGCGCTGGTCGGGGCAGGGCGCTATGGCGAGGCCGCCACCGTTCTGTTCCTGCACAGCGGCGGGCTGCCCAGCCTGTTCGTCGATGGAACCGCGTGACCGCGCGCGGTCGGCGCCCACCCGAGACGGCGCCGGGACGGCCTGCGTCCCGCGGGCCAATGGGACGCGCCGACCGGCGCCGAGCCCCTACAAGGACATCGGAGGGATGGACTTCAAACGCCTCGGCTATTTCCTGGCGGTGGCCGAGGAGCTGAATTTCGGCCGGGCGGCGGCGCGGCTGAAGATCGCCCAGCCGCCGCTCAGCCGGCAGATCGCCCAGCTCGAGCAGGATATCGGCGCGGATCTGTTCGACCGCAGCCGCAGCCAGATCCGCCTCACCCAGGCGGGCGAATTGATGCTGGAGCGCGCGCGCGAGATCCTCGCTTTGGCCGAGCGCACGGAGCAGGAGGTGCGGCGCGTGGGCGAAGGCCGCGCCGGCCGCCTGCGCATCGCGTTCGAAGGCACGGCAACCTATGGAGTCCTTCCCAAGATCATCCAGGCTTTCCGTGCGGCCCATCCCGACGTGGAGCTCGCCCTTTGCACCATGAGCCACGCGGAGCTCAAGCGCGCCCTCATCCAGCGTGAGATCGACATCGCCGTGGCGCGGCCGAAGCTCGACGATGCGGAGCTGAAGTCGGAGATCATCGCCCAGGAGGACCTGATCCTCGCCGTGCCGGACAGGGGCGAGGACTGCGTGTTCCGCCTGCGCGACCTGAGGGCGGAGACCTTCGTCCTTTATCCGCGCCAGCCGCGGCCCGGCTTCTGCGATCTGGTGCTCGACGTCTGTCGACAGGAGGGCTTCACGCCCGGGGAGCAGGTGTTCACGCAGGACTATCAGACCGCGATCACGCTGGTTTCCATCGGCACCGGCATCTCGCTGGTCCCGGCCTCGGTCTCGGAAAGCAGCAGGGCAGGGGTGCTCTTCGCGCGCTATGAGGGGTTCAATCCGGGCACGGAGCTGTCCTTGAACTACCGGCGCGACAACCAGATGCCGCACCTGTTCAACTTCGTCGCCCTGAGCCGGAAGATCGCGAAGGGCGGGCGCGCCGCTTGAAGGCTCGCGCCGTTCATCGCCCATTGGCTTCGGGCTCCGGCCACGCCGTCCGGCCTGCCAGACGGCGATGCGGGCCGTGGCGGTGCCACGGCCCGTCGACGCGACCCTTCAGGAGGTCACCGCTGCGGCCACGTCAGAACCGGTAGGACGCGCCGAAGGAAACGATGAGCGGATCGAGCGTGATGTCCGCCTGGACGGGCAGGCCCGCCACGATGCCGGTGGCGTCCACCTCCAGGAACAGCTTCTTCACGTCGGCGAACACGCCCCAATGCTGGTCGATGGCGTATTCGGCGCCGGCCTGCAGCACGAAGGCGGGCGCGCCGTTGACCTTGAGGTTCTTCACCGCGCCGTCGTTGGAGTTGAAGATGATCGCATAGGCGATGCCCGCGCCCACATAGGGCTGGAAGGCGCCGAACTGGTTGAAATGATACTGCGCGGTCAGGGCCGCCGGCCCGTAGGTGGTCTTGCCCAGCGCCCCGAGGGCGGCGAGCGAGCCCTGGCCCGTCAGCGTCGTGGTGGGCGGGTATCCGCCGGTGAGCGAGAGCGAGATGTTGGGCGTGATGTAGTATCCGATGTCGAACACCACGGTCCAATTGTTGTCGGCCGTGGCATCCGAGAAGGGCACCGGCGCGTTGCCCAAGAGAATGTTCGTGCTCGAATCGAAGAAGAGCCCGCCGACGCCCACCCGCACGAACCACGGCGACGGCTCGCTCACCGGCGCGACGGCCTTGACCGGGGTGGTCATGTCCGCGGCGCGCGCCATTGGCGCGCCGGCCAGAACACCCGTCGCCAGCGCGAGGCATGCCCCGATGCCCGCGGTCTTGTTCCCACCCATCATCTCTAAGCCCACATTTCCCAAGTAAGGCGCTGATTTCGCTGTCCTGACCATTATATTTCCTATATAAAACATGGTGTTGAAGGCTACGAGGGGCGCGTTTCATGGATCACCCAGAGGGTGCGGGCTTGCAACGGGCAGATCGGGTGGATTTCGACCCTCGCGTGCGGCTGGAATTTCGCGGCACGCAGCTCAGTTCCGACGGCGGCCTTCTGGTGATGCGCGAGCTTGATGACGCGCTCGGGTTGTCCGATTTGGCGTCAGCGGCGCTGCGCGATACTCGCTCTGGCAAGAACACGGTCCATCGGCTCGACGGCCTGTTCCGGCAATCAGTCTTTGGGCGGCTGGCCGGATACGAGGATGTCAACGACGCCAACCGTCTCGCCTGCGATCCGGTCATGCGCCAAGTTGTCGGCGGCAGAGCGGTCGATGCACAAGCGGCCTCGGCATCGCAGATGGGACGGTTCGAGACCGAGACGCTGGCTCTGGCCGGGAACCGTGCCGCGCTGGCCGACCTGAACGGGCAATGGATCGACCGGTTCCATGACCGTAACGGGCTGAAGTACATCGTTCTGGACATGGACAGCTCGGTCAGCCCGACCCATGGCGACCAGGAAGGGTCCGCCTGGAGTGGCCATTTCGACTGTAGCTGCTATCACCCCAACTTTCTGTTCAACCAGTTCGGGATGCTGGAACGCTGCGCCCTGCGCCATGGCAACGTCCACAGCGCCGATGGCTGGCGTGATGTTCTCGACCCCGTCATTGCGCGCTACGCGGAGCGCGACCTTGGTGGCAGGTTCTTCCGGGCCGATGCTGCCTACGCGATCCCGGCGATCTATGAGCGATTGGAAGAAGCGCGGTTCTTCTACGCCATCCGGCTGCCCGCAAACGCGGTCCTCAAGGACAAGATCGCGCATCGGCTAACGCGCCCTGTCGGGCGGCCGTCACTGACCAAGGTCAAGCGGTTCTTCGAGGAATTCGAGTATCAGGCGGCGTCCTGGGACAAGGAACGCCGGGTGATCGCCAAGATCGAATGGCATCCGGGCGAACTGTTCCCGCGTGTCGGCTTCATCGTCACCAACCTGCCGATGGAGCCGGACTGGGTGGTGCGGTTCTACAACCAGCGCGGCACCGCCGAGCAGCACATCAAAGAGGGCAAATACGCCTTTCGCTGGACGCGGCTGTCGTGCCGGAAGTTCCGCGACAATGAGGTGCGGCTGCAACTGCACGCCCTGGCGTACAACCTGGCCACCTTCTTGCGCTGCATCGAGCTGCCCGAGGCCATGGCCGACTGGTCGTTGACCAGCCTGCAACTGAAGCTGATCAAGATCGGGGCACGTGTGGTCCGTCACGCCCGCACCATCACCTTCCAGCTGGCCGAGGTCGCTGTCACCGGCACGATGGTACGCGCCATCCTCGCCGCTATCCGCCGATTGCGAGCGCCACCGCTATGCGCATGATCGCGATCCACGCTCAAACTGAACGAAAGCGGCTGGACAGATCTGTCCGCTGCGCTGAAAAACGCCGCCCCTGGGCAAGGAAACAGCGGCTTCGCGGTCTGATCCGTCCAGATCCAGCAGTCTGCGCGACCGCAGGTGCCGCTTGCGGCAGAAAATCCTTGTCTAGCGCTCGGATACAGGCGCTCTTCACCTCAAACGACACGCCACTTGGGGAATGCAGGCTGATGCGAATATATGTCCGACAAGAGATGCCAAACCACCCTGCAAACACAAGACAAGGGTCTCGATCGTGAGCATATTGAACCCACCACTGCACAATCTTGACAGGCGACAGGTCTTGCTGGGCGGCGCGGCGCTGCTGGCGGCTCCGTTCGTGCTGACCGGGCGCGCCTTCGCGGCGGAAGGCGGCGCGGCGTTGCCGATCCCGCCGATCCTAGAGGCCGACGGCGCGCAGCCGGTCACGCTGACCGCGCGAAAAGGCAGCCACGCCTTCGTGCCCGGCACGCAGACGCCGACGCTAGGGTATGAGGCCGATTACCTCGGGCCGACGCTGCGAGTGCGGCGCGGGCGCACCGCGCAGATCGACGTTGTCAACAGGACCGACGACGTGGTCACGGCGCATTGGCACGGGGCCCATGTCCCGGGCAACATGGATGGCGGCCCGCAGACGGCCTTCGCCCCCGGCCAGACGTGGTCGGCGCGGTTCGATGTGCATCACCCGGCGGCGACGCTGTGGTATCACAGCCATGTCCACGGCAAGACCGGGCCGCAGGTCTACCACGGGCTCGCGGGCCTGTTGTTGGTCGACGATCCCGCCGCGCCCGACGGCCTGCCTTCGGACTATGGTGTGAACGATATCCCGCTGGTGGTGCAGGACCGCAGCTTCGACAGCTCCGGGCGGCTGGTCTATGACATTTCCGGCATGATGTCCCTGATGGGCGGTTTTCTGGGCGACACGATCTGCGTCAACGGTGCGGTCCGACCGGTCGCGGATGTGCCGCGCGGACTGGTGCGGCTCCGCCTGCTCAATGGCTCGAACGCGCGGTTTTATGATTTTACCTTTGCCGACGGGCGGCAGTTCCATCAGGTCGCAAGCGACGGCGGGTTGCTGCCCGCGCCGGTCGCGCGCAATCGCATCGCCCTGGCCCCGGCCGAGCGCGCCGAGATCGTCGTCGATTTCAGCGCGGACAGCGCGCCTGTCCGCCTGATCAGCAGCGACCTCGCGCAGGGTGGCATGATGGGGGGCGGCATGATGGGCGGTGGGGCCGGTTCCGGCGGAACGCTGGATATCCTGACCTTTTCGCCGGGATCAGCCCAGGGCAATGCTCCCTCCGCACTGCCCGCCGCGCTCCCCGCACCGCCATTCGATCTCGGCGCCCCAGTGCGCACCCGCGAATTCCGGCTCGATATGCACGCGGGGTCCATGATTGGGTCGATGGCCAGAAGGCTATTCGGCGCCACCGGCAGTATCATGGGCATCAACGGCAACGCCTACGACATGGGCCGCATCGACGCGGCCCTGACCCTCGGCGAGACTGAGTTGTGGCGGGTGAGCGCGCCCATGATGGTGCATCCGTTCCACGTGCATGGGTGTTCGTTCCAAGTGGTGTCGCGCGGGGGCCAGCCCGTCGACCCCGCGACAGAGGGACACAAGGATGTGGTGGTCGTCGACGCAAGCGGCGTCGAAATCCTGGTCCAGGTCAACAAAAAGGCGGATGCGGCAGATCCGTTCATGCTGCATTGTCACATCCTTGAACATGAGGATGCCGGCATGATGGCGCAATTCACCGTGACCTGACCTGCGAGGGGCAAATGCAGAATAAATTCTCCGGGGCCCTTTGATCCTCCAGTTACTGGAACCCCTATGTTCGAAAATATCGAAGCCGCGGTTGACAGGAATCCGCCGCAGGAAAAGGAGTAACAAGGATGGGAATGGGATTTGGAATGGGTTTCGGCGGCATCTGGATGTTGCTGATACTGGTGCTCGTGGTGCTGGCGATTGCCGGACTGGTCAAATATCTGCGCAAGTGACGCGGGATCAAGTGACGCAAGGCGAAGGAGAAAGAAGATGAGCTACACGATAAACCGCAAGCTAGACGGCGCGACCATGGACGCGGCCGAAGAGCGCGTGCGCGCCGCCCTGACCGAGGCCGGTTTCGGCGTGCTGACCGAAATCGACGTCAAGGCAACGATGAAGAAGAAGCTGGACGAGGACATGGCCGGCTACAAGATCCTCGGTGCCTGCAACCCGAAGATGGCGCACCAGGCCCTGGGGATCGAACCGCGCGTGGGTGCGATGCTGCCCTGCAACGTGATCCTGCGCGAGGTCGACGGCGGGGTCGAGGTTTCGGCGATCGACCCGGTGGCCTCGATGCAGGCGATCGAGAACCCACAGCTGACCCGCGTGGCCGGCCAGGTGCGCGACATGCTGGCGGGCGTGGTGAAGGATGCCTGAGGAAGCCGTCGTCGCGCCCCAGGTCTGCATCACCGTGGGCGTGACCCGATGCGCGGTGCCGGGACCCGATGGACCGCTTGATATCCGGCGGATCGCTGACCCAAAGCATCGGCTGTCGCCCGAGTGGGCGCACACCTCGCGCCCCGCACCTCCGGCGGTCTTGCAACCGCTGGTGCCGGTGCCGGGCGTGGTGCCGCTGGGCGAGCTTGAACTGATCGAGGCGCTGCAGGACCCCTATATCCTGATCGTCGACAGCCGCAAGCCCGAGCAATTCGCCAGATACACCATCCCCGGCGCGATCAACCTGCCGTTTACCGACCCCGAGACGGCGCTCGAGGCGCTGGGATGTCGGCGCACCGGCGACGGCTGGGATTGCAGCGGCGCGCGCCCGGTGGCGATGTTCTGCAACGGGGTCTGGTGCGGCCAGTCGCCCACGCTGATTCACAAGCTGACCGCCGCCGGCTTTCCGCCGGGACACATCTATTATTATCGCAACGGCCTGCAGGGTTGGCTGTTGCAGGGGTTGAGCGTCTGGACGCCGGGCGAGGCGGACGTCTTCCATATCTGAACGGGTCCGACCGGATCCATTCACCCGGAAGCGAGGGACCAATGAACGCGCTGACACAATATGCCCTCCTGCTCGGCCTGACGCTGGGCACTGTGGCGCTGGTGCTGAGCC
It encodes:
- a CDS encoding transposase IS4 family protein (PFAM: transposase IS4 family protein~KEGG: sil:SPO0489 ISSpo2, transposase); translated protein: MDHPEGAGLQRADRVDFDPRVRLEFRGTQLSSDGGLLVMRELDDALGLSDLASAALRDTRSGKNTVHRLDGLFRQSVFGRLAGYEDVNDANRLACDPVMRQVVGGRAVDAQAASASQMGRFETETLALAGNRAALADLNGQWIDRFHDRNGLKYIVLDMDSSVSPTHGDQEGSAWSGHFDCSCYHPNFLFNQFGMLERCALRHGNVHSADGWRDVLDPVIARYAERDLGGRFFRADAAYAIPAIYERLEEARFFYAIRLPANAVLKDKIAHRLTRPVGRPSLTKVKRFFEEFEYQAASWDKERRVIAKIEWHPGELFPRVGFIVTNLPMEPDWVVRFYNQRGTAEQHIKEGKYAFRWTRLSCRKFRDNEVRLQLHALAYNLATFLRCIELPEAMADWSLTSLQLKLIKIGARVVRHARTITFQLAEVAVTGTMVRAILAAIRRLRAPPLCA
- a CDS encoding Bilirubin oxidase (PFAM: multicopper oxidase type 2; multicopper oxidase type 3~KEGG: mjl:Mjls_1438 bilirubin oxidase), with product MSILNPPLHNLDRRQVLLGGAALLAAPFVLTGRAFAAEGGAALPIPPILEADGAQPVTLTARKGSHAFVPGTQTPTLGYEADYLGPTLRVRRGRTAQIDVVNRTDDVVTAHWHGAHVPGNMDGGPQTAFAPGQTWSARFDVHHPAATLWYHSHVHGKTGPQVYHGLAGLLLVDDPAAPDGLPSDYGVNDIPLVVQDRSFDSSGRLVYDISGMMSLMGGFLGDTICVNGAVRPVADVPRGLVRLRLLNGSNARFYDFTFADGRQFHQVASDGGLLPAPVARNRIALAPAERAEIVVDFSADSAPVRLISSDLAQGGMMGGGMMGGGAGSGGTLDILTFSPGSAQGNAPSALPAALPAPPFDLGAPVRTREFRLDMHAGSMIGSMARRLFGATGSIMGINGNAYDMGRIDAALTLGETELWRVSAPMMVHPFHVHGCSFQVVSRGGQPVDPATEGHKDVVVVDASGVEILVQVNKKADAADPFMLHCHILEHEDAGMMAQFTVT
- a CDS encoding protein of unknown function DUF302 (PFAM: protein of unknown function DUF302~KEGG: mmr:Mmar10_2335 protein of unknown function DUF302), giving the protein MSYTINRKLDGATMDAAEERVRAALTEAGFGVLTEIDVKATMKKKLDEDMAGYKILGACNPKMAHQALGIEPRVGAMLPCNVILREVDGGVEVSAIDPVASMQAIENPQLTRVAGQVRDMLAGVVKDA
- a CDS encoding Rhodanese domain protein (SMART: Rhodanese domain protein~KEGG: tcx:Tcr_1668 rhodanese-like), with translation MPEEAVVAPQVCITVGVTRCAVPGPDGPLDIRRIADPKHRLSPEWAHTSRPAPPAVLQPLVPVPGVVPLGELELIEALQDPYILIVDSRKPEQFARYTIPGAINLPFTDPETALEALGCRRTGDGWDCSGARPVAMFCNGVWCGQSPTLIHKLTAAGFPPGHIYYYRNGLQGWLLQGLSVWTPGEADVFHI